The following are from one region of the Aquirufa lenticrescens genome:
- a CDS encoding ADP-ribosylglycohydrolase family protein: MKKLLFFCFITLAAQAQNISMSKAVLKDKIKGGWAGQTIGVTFGGPVEFRYNGTMINSYHPIPWYDGYLKNTMINNPGLYDDLYMDLTFVEVFEKEGLNAPIESHAKAYANAGYALWHANQAGRYNILNGMMPPASGYWENNPHADCIDYQIECDFAGLMSPGMPNAASKISDKIGHIMNYGDGYYGGVYLGACYTLAFINNDINKVVSEALKTIPANSQYYKCISDVIKWHKQYPNDWTKTWLEVQNKWANDIGCPDGVFAPFNIDATVNSAYVVMGLLYGNGDFTKTLEISTRCGQDADCNPSSAGGILGAMIGYDKIPAYWKLGLKEAEDIDFKYTSTSLNDVYEIGFKHALQNIKNNGGTVSENAVNIPYTAPKAVAFEQSFDHSFPTEKINIGKNLTDEYDLDFEGNGFVVRGETAKWASLDPGTFDLEVYLDGKLFEKVKLPVAFTTRRHEITWKYKLATGKHHVKLKVLNKVAGYDCKLFDAIVYAEKPFMATNDKYYRLGNLK; the protein is encoded by the coding sequence ATGAAAAAATTACTTTTCTTCTGTTTCATCACATTAGCTGCACAAGCGCAAAATATTTCGATGAGCAAAGCCGTCTTGAAAGATAAAATCAAGGGGGGCTGGGCTGGTCAAACAATCGGCGTGACTTTTGGCGGACCTGTCGAGTTTCGCTATAACGGGACAATGATCAATTCCTACCACCCGATTCCGTGGTATGATGGCTATCTAAAAAATACGATGATTAATAATCCGGGATTGTACGATGATTTGTACATGGATTTGACATTCGTGGAAGTATTCGAGAAAGAGGGATTGAATGCGCCTATCGAATCACACGCGAAGGCGTATGCGAATGCGGGTTATGCACTTTGGCACGCGAATCAGGCAGGTCGTTACAATATTCTGAACGGAATGATGCCTCCAGCGTCTGGGTACTGGGAAAATAATCCCCATGCGGATTGTATTGATTACCAAATCGAATGTGACTTTGCTGGCTTGATGTCGCCAGGCATGCCCAATGCGGCATCGAAAATCTCCGATAAAATCGGGCACATCATGAACTATGGCGATGGCTATTATGGTGGGGTTTATTTAGGTGCCTGCTATACGTTGGCATTCATCAATAACGACATCAACAAAGTGGTTTCCGAGGCTTTGAAAACCATTCCAGCGAATAGCCAATATTACAAATGCATCTCAGATGTCATCAAATGGCACAAACAATACCCGAACGACTGGACAAAAACCTGGTTAGAAGTCCAAAACAAATGGGCGAACGACATCGGTTGTCCAGACGGCGTTTTCGCTCCGTTTAACATCGATGCGACCGTGAATTCAGCTTATGTCGTAATGGGATTATTGTACGGCAACGGGGATTTCACCAAAACCCTAGAAATTTCCACACGTTGTGGACAAGATGCAGACTGCAATCCATCGTCTGCGGGCGGCATTTTGGGTGCCATGATTGGCTACGATAAAATACCAGCCTATTGGAAATTAGGCTTAAAAGAGGCGGAAGACATCGACTTCAAATACACGTCCACTTCTCTGAATGACGTCTATGAAATCGGTTTCAAACACGCTTTGCAAAACATCAAAAACAACGGTGGAACTGTTTCCGAAAACGCAGTAAACATCCCTTACACTGCCCCTAAAGCAGTAGCTTTCGAACAAAGCTTCGATCATTCATTCCCTACCGAAAAGATCAACATCGGAAAAAATTTGACCGATGAATATGACTTAGATTTCGAAGGAAATGGCTTCGTGGTGCGCGGCGAAACAGCGAAATGGGCCTCATTAGATCCTGGAACTTTTGACTTGGAAGTCTATTTAGATGGCAAGCTTTTTGAAAAAGTAAAACTTCCAGTGGCATTCACAACGCGACGCCACGAGATCACCTGGAAATATAAATTAGCGACCGGAAAACACCACGTGAAGCTGAAAGTGTTAAACAAAGTGGCCGGCTACGACTGCAAATTATTTGATGCCATCGTCTATGCAGAAAAGCCATTTATGGCTACTAATGATAAATATTACCGTTTAGGTAACCTAAAATAA
- the rbsK gene encoding ribokinase, which translates to MTKITIIGSSNTDMVIKSAHLPAPGETVLGGDFFMNPGGKGANQAVAAARLGGEVHFVCKVGKDVFGETALQQFKNEGIHTRFVTQDPLAPSGIALINVDAKGENCITVATGANNSLLPADIDAASEIFEAGDFVLIQLETPLETVVYAAAKAAKKGLKVVLNPAPAAELPVELFPHLYAITPNETEAEILTGVAVTDLLTAEKAANILLNKGVHHVIITLGAEGALYKTAYETQHIPVAKVVAQDTTAAGDCFNGALVVGLSEGMSWPDAIAFACKAASISVTRLGAQASMPRLNEL; encoded by the coding sequence ATGACGAAAATCACAATAATCGGCAGTTCAAATACGGATATGGTGATCAAATCGGCTCATTTGCCGGCGCCGGGCGAAACCGTTTTAGGCGGGGACTTCTTCATGAATCCAGGCGGCAAAGGTGCGAACCAGGCGGTGGCTGCGGCTCGGCTGGGTGGCGAGGTTCATTTTGTGTGCAAGGTGGGAAAGGATGTATTTGGGGAGACGGCACTGCAACAATTTAAGAACGAGGGAATTCACACGCGATTTGTGACGCAAGACCCTTTGGCTCCCTCTGGTATAGCATTGATTAATGTAGATGCCAAAGGAGAGAACTGCATCACTGTGGCTACAGGCGCGAACAACTCTCTTTTACCTGCGGATATTGATGCGGCCTCGGAAATTTTCGAAGCGGGCGATTTTGTCTTGATTCAATTAGAAACTCCTCTAGAGACGGTGGTATATGCAGCCGCGAAAGCCGCGAAAAAAGGCCTGAAGGTCGTATTAAATCCCGCACCTGCAGCGGAACTGCCCGTCGAATTATTTCCGCATTTATACGCCATCACGCCTAATGAGACGGAGGCAGAAATCCTGACGGGAGTTGCTGTGACGGATTTGCTAACTGCGGAGAAAGCAGCGAACATATTACTTAATAAAGGAGTTCATCATGTGATTATTACCTTGGGCGCCGAAGGCGCCCTCTACAAAACTGCCTACGAAACGCAACACATTCCAGTCGCGAAAGTCGTGGCACAAGATACGACCGCCGCGGGGGATTGCTTTAATGGAGCGCTTGTCGTGGGTTTATCCGAAGGAATGAGCTGGCCAGACGCGATCGCTTTTGCCTGCAAAGCAGCCTCCATATCTGTTACTCGATTAGGGGCACAAGCTTCGATGCCTAGACTAAATGAACTATGA
- a CDS encoding GRP family sugar transporter, with amino-acid sequence MFIIETYSSAVLLCIVTMLCWGSWANTQKLSSSSWRFELFYWDYAIGIVLASLILAFTLGSNGTQGRGFLADYAQASGDNLQSAFIGGVLFNAANILLVAAIGIAGMSVAFPVGIGIALVLGVLVNYLADPQGNPLLIFGGVALIAIAIILNARAYKSISNAAASNKGLVLSVLAGCLMGLFYKYVATSMAVNFAAPEVGKLTPYTALVVFAVGVFASSLVFNTFQMKKPFSGAPLNFAHYLVGSTKDHLVGILGGAIWFVGMALSILASEKAGAAVSYGLGQGATVVAAVWGIFIWKEFKNASPETHKLLNIMLLLYVVGLGLLIGSK; translated from the coding sequence ATGTTCATTATCGAAACCTATTCATCTGCCGTTTTATTGTGCATCGTAACGATGCTTTGCTGGGGCTCTTGGGCAAACACCCAAAAACTTTCGTCCTCCTCCTGGCGCTTCGAACTATTCTATTGGGATTATGCCATCGGGATCGTATTGGCATCCCTGATTCTTGCCTTTACGCTCGGCTCCAACGGAACGCAGGGGCGTGGATTCCTAGCGGATTATGCGCAAGCAAGTGGCGATAACCTACAATCTGCTTTTATAGGCGGAGTTTTATTTAATGCCGCGAACATTCTCTTAGTCGCTGCCATTGGTATCGCGGGGATGTCTGTGGCCTTTCCGGTGGGCATCGGGATTGCCTTGGTATTAGGGGTTTTAGTGAATTATTTAGCGGATCCGCAGGGAAATCCACTGTTGATTTTTGGGGGAGTTGCTTTGATTGCCATTGCGATTATTTTAAATGCGAGAGCCTATAAATCGATCTCAAACGCTGCTGCATCGAATAAAGGATTAGTACTTTCTGTTCTTGCAGGATGCCTAATGGGCCTTTTCTACAAGTATGTGGCGACCTCGATGGCCGTGAATTTCGCCGCGCCAGAAGTGGGAAAATTGACACCTTATACGGCTTTGGTTGTTTTCGCTGTAGGCGTTTTTGCCAGTTCTTTGGTCTTTAATACCTTCCAAATGAAGAAGCCATTCTCCGGTGCTCCCTTGAATTTCGCTCACTATTTAGTGGGTTCGACGAAAGACCATTTAGTGGGTATTCTAGGCGGTGCTATCTGGTTCGTAGGAATGGCCTTGTCTATTCTTGCCTCTGAAAAAGCAGGTGCTGCCGTTTCATATGGCCTAGGCCAGGGAGCAACCGTGGTGGCGGCGGTTTGGGGGATCTTTATTTGGAAAGAGTTCAAAAATGCCTCGCCAGAGACGCACAAATTGCTCAACATCATGTTGCTTTTGTATGTCGTGGGATTAGGCTTGTTGATTGGATCGAAATAG
- a CDS encoding nucleoside hydrolase, producing MKKLILLLLISFSMAAQNRQKVIFDCDLGDDIDDAYALGYLLTLQDRYEILGITTCYGRTEDRAILAQKFLAVTGENHIPVYVGKNTSKSSDRANWYADQFYWAKGSGLTKKPQGATDFIRSQLKKYPGEVIIFSVGPVTNLAPLGAELQKAKAIYAMFGSFKIGYDGSTKVDAEWNVTCDIPSAKAFVQSGANIIYAGLDVTAMVKLSAENRLKLLMRQSPLTSAMQGLYVLWGQETPTLFDPVAIGMETNPELFTTEKVHVYVDDKGFTRLDPTKPANATIGTSIKHTEFIQKLMHQYVYQNLQP from the coding sequence ATGAAAAAACTGATCCTACTACTTCTTATCAGTTTTTCAATGGCCGCCCAAAACCGCCAGAAAGTTATTTTCGATTGTGACCTCGGTGATGACATCGACGACGCCTATGCCTTGGGTTATTTGTTGACGCTCCAGGATCGTTATGAGATTTTAGGAATCACGACTTGCTATGGCCGCACAGAAGATCGCGCCATTTTAGCGCAGAAATTTCTAGCTGTTACCGGAGAAAATCACATCCCTGTTTATGTAGGTAAAAACACCTCGAAAAGTTCGGATCGCGCGAATTGGTACGCGGATCAGTTTTATTGGGCGAAAGGTTCTGGTTTGACAAAAAAACCTCAAGGCGCCACCGATTTTATTCGATCACAACTGAAAAAATACCCAGGAGAAGTCATTATTTTCTCGGTGGGACCGGTGACGAATTTGGCCCCCTTAGGAGCCGAATTGCAAAAAGCGAAAGCGATCTATGCGATGTTTGGTTCGTTTAAAATCGGTTATGACGGCAGTACGAAAGTAGATGCCGAATGGAATGTGACTTGCGATATTCCCTCCGCAAAGGCATTTGTTCAATCTGGCGCGAATATCATTTATGCAGGATTGGATGTGACGGCGATGGTCAAATTGTCCGCTGAAAATCGCTTGAAATTATTGATGCGTCAATCGCCATTGACGAGTGCGATGCAAGGGCTTTATGTTTTGTGGGGGCAAGAAACCCCTACCCTTTTTGACCCGGTAGCCATCGGAATGGAAACGAATCCGGAATTATTTACAACCGAAAAAGTGCACGTCTACGTGGATGATAAGGGTTTTACTAGACTAGATCCAACGAAGCCTGCCAATGCCACGATAGGCACCAGTATTAAGCACACAGAATTCATCCAAAAACTGATGCACCAGTATGTGTATCAAAACCTACAACCATGA